A window of Cyprinus carpio isolate SPL01 chromosome A6, ASM1834038v1, whole genome shotgun sequence genomic DNA:
TTGGATGATGAAGATGATATGAAGGACAGTGGAATAGAGAACGTCTGGCATGAAAATGACTTGCTCAGTGCATCAGTCGATGGTACCGGTGAGTTCCGCCCACTTCCTTTCCGCCCACTTCCTTCCTTTCATCAAAGACACACCCTCTCTTATCTTAGACATGCCCATCTTCACTAAGACACACCCTCTTTTTTCTTAGACATGCACATCTTATCTTAGACACACCTCCTCCTCTCTTTGTCACATGCATCTTCTCGTAAACACACCCCTTCATCTCATAACCACGCCCACCATATATTAGACACGCCCCTATTCTCTGTGTGTTGTCCTTGCTATTGTGTTGAAACCTGCTCTCAACTTCCAGTGCAACTACAGCAGAGCGCTTCTCTTTAATTATCACATAAGACCAGTTTCTGTCTGTAATCGTCAGCCCGGTTTGCAGAGCATCATTGGTAATTGCAGTAATAGCAGAGCGTCGCGTGTCCGTGTAAACGCGGCTCCCGCTTTCCTCCTGCAAGCATCATTGGTGCGGGAGGCGCAGTCAGAGACGCAGAGAGATAAATACTCTTAATGAGGGAGAGAGGTAATCATTAAGGGAGGCCAGGCTGCTGCTCAAGTCATTAAgaatcttaaatgaaatttttatttttatgatagccATTTACATGTGTAATAAGAGTCAATGATTCTAAGAAGCGTATGACAGAAACATAGGAGTGTGAGAGCCCATGGAAGACAGACCATCTAAATGAGCACTTCTTCGCTATTCATTTCTGCTAATGAACTAGCTGTGCACAGAGCCGAGAGAAAGAGGGGGCGTTCAGTAGTCTAAAAATTTAATACGGCCCAAAAAAAGCCGGGGTAGTGGAATTAGGAATACTATGAAGTCTGATTTTGCTTAAGGAGAGCAGCCCGCTTCATTATTTACAGCGGTTCGGAGGATTTCTCACACTTCGTTGAACTAAAGTCCTCTTTCATGACCCCAACTGTTTGAGATGAGGTAGAATGCCACAGAAAAGGCAATCACGGCCGCACACTTTCATAAGTCCACATCCAGTGTTATATATGAGCCGAAAACAATACAATGTGGTAATTACGGAAGTaggtatatattaattttatttttagattcttttgttttaaatttagatttttgttaaagttttagtagttttgtttttattattttattcgtttttatatatatatatatatatatatatatatatatgcatgctacatggccctgtgtgaaaaagtataTGCCCccaaacctaataactggttgggccacccttagcagcaacaactgcaatcaagcatttgcgataacttgcaatgagtctgttttactttaccatattttactgttggtatgatgttctttttctgaaatgtggtgttacttttacgccagccGTAAAAGACgttgggacacacaccttccaaaaagttaaacttttgtctcgtcagtccacagagtattttcccaaaagtcttggggatcatctaGATGTTTTCTGGCagaactgagacgagcctttatgttctttttgctcagcagcggttttcatcttggaactctgccatggatgttggatgttgttgtggggtcttttgtgacctcttggatgagtcgtcgctgtgctcttggggtaattttggtcagccggtcactcctgggaaggttctccattgttccatgcttttgtcatttgtgaataacggctctcactgtggttcgctggagtcccaaagctttagaaatggctttataaccttttccagactgacagatctcaattactttctttctcatttgtttctgaatttctttggatctctgcatgatgtctagcttttgaggatcttttggtctacttcactttgtcagacaggtcctgtttaagagatttcttgattgtgaacaggtgtggctaGAGTTATCAGACCTGGGTGTGGCAAGAGaaactgaactcaggtgtgataaaccacagttttaacaggggggcaaacacttcttcacacagggccatgtagttttgtattttgttttccctAATAATAAAACCcttcatttaaaaattgcatgttgtgtttacttgtgttatctttgactatttgtttgatgatctgaaacatcagAGTGAGACAAgcatgcaaaaaataagaaatcaggaagggagccaacaatcatataaaaatattttaaaataaaaatatatatatatatatacacacacacaaaatatatatatacatataaatatatacgtgtgtgtgtgtgtgtgtgtgtgtgtatatatatatatatatatatatatatatatacacacacacacagggttatatttttaaaacaattattttatttcagataacttttttttatggttttagttaacaatcaTAACCTTGCCCCACACTCTAAATCAACTACAGTCCTGTGTTTGCGATCACAGTTGTAtatatttgaattgttttgaaagttttaaagtaTACTTTGATAGCTAGTGatatatttgttgttattattttcaaCATGATGCTACAAATTCTTCTGATAGAGCTTAACTCATATTGAACCCGGAACATTCCTTTAATTTGATAAACCCTCTTGGAGCCGGAATGTCTGTGATTCCGCTGTGTTGCAATtccataatgtgtgtgtgtgtgtgtgtgtgtgttgtgtaaaaaCCACGGCCATGTTTCTGCGCTGCTGGGGTGACGTTCATTAGCTCTGGAGGAAGAAGCCAAAgccactctctctttttctctcttttgtgcGCTCTTTCCAAACTTGTGGGCACTTTCCGTCTGCGTCTCTGTGTTTTTTCTCGCGTTTGGTGCCGGAGTGTCTGCACTGGTACCTCAACACATAGCTCTGTCCTGAGATAAGCCCAGCACGCTCTCCCTTGCTCCTTTCTTGTCTGTTTGCTCCGGTCAGTCAGATTGCTGCATTGGTGTCGTCCTTGACTCGCTCTCATCTCCCATAATGCCCTTCACTAGTATGTGGCATTGTTATCACTGACAGATGCTTTTAATAAATCACCTGCCTCCTCACAACCCTTATTTCTCCCTCTTTTCTTGTATTTCGGACCCTTCCAAGGATCTCAGAGAGTCAGGAGGTTCAGACGGGAGCCGTGTGTTTTCACAGAGCATGCTAACGGCCCGTAGAGACATGAATGTTTTGAGAGTAAACCGAATGGATGGAGTGAAATCATCAGGAGGAATAGATTCAACACGGGTCTGCTTCAGACGCCTGTTTACTCACCCACCACCTCGAAACTGATTTATCAGCCTGAAACGAGAGCACAACTCCCTCGGCTCTCCAAACTGAGGAGGACTAGCTCACCTCCTACTGGAATATTTGATCCCTGTCCCCCCGAAACACTGATAGTAAAACTGAGAGAAACAGGAAGCAGAAAAGAAGGTGGATTCCAGTAAAAGCTCTGTGTGGCAGAATGAAACAAAAGATTTCTGGAAAGATCaagagaacttaaaaaaaaaataataataataaatgtaaaaaggaaaattttaaaatattattattattgttgttgttgtaaataataaacacaattaataataaataaaaatatgaaaaatatgaaaaaaataaataaatattaagttattaaaaaaaatgcttataacaaACTCGTACTTCTGTGagtaatagtttaaaaatattgtaatatagttACACAACAAATGTTgttggaataaattacaataagtaaattattcaacttaatatatataatgttttaaatgttgacaTTCGCTTTGTAGGAAATCATCACCAGAGATcaaatttcatcatttaaatCGGCTGGGTTATTAATTTATGTAACGTCATATTTCACAGCCAGTGCATCAATACAGGTGAAAAGCCTGATAACTGACCTCAGAATGATGATGTTTAAAGCAGAGAGTTGATGCAGTGATGTGTTTCTGCATTCATGTTTCTCGTGATGTCAGTGGTTTAATTAGAGACTCAGTGTTTGTGTGCCAGAGACACGGAGCAGCACTGGAGATCagaagactctctctctctctctctctctctctctctctctctctttctctctctctcgctctgtttgCTTGTTCAGGTGGATGGAACATTCTTGAGCTGATCTCTGAGTTTGCTCTCGCTTGTTTCCCAGCGTGCTCTGCTCTGTGTGTCCCTGTGATTGTTGTCAGTGTAAATAAGTGGGTCATTCTGAGTCCTGCACGAGATGCAGAACAAGATGTTTTCTGTCCAGATGCAGTGTGTCAGTGAGCTAATAGACTCTCCCCCTGTCTGTCTCTCGTTCACAGATGAGCTGAAGAGAGACTATGACACTATGGGGCCTGATGCCGCTTTAGAGCCGGTTGGGAACGGTACAGGTGAGTCACGTGAACATGATGATTTGCTGTATTGATATAGAGTGCATTAGTCCCGCCCACTTTATCAGCAGTGCTggtattttttccatttatttttcccatatggatttttttaaagactttgttAAAGTGTTATAAGCCATAAGCTTTATAAGCTTTTATATGAAGCAAAAAAGTAAATAgaaatcagacaaaaagacaaaggtacaagactgtgaACTTAACAGTTTTagtgagtgagaaaaaaaatacaatccctTGAAGCATTgcgaatcaaattaaaaacagtggagaaatgtaaaacaattcatttaaagtttttggtTGCAtctatcaaaatatattttaaggttattgcaaaatatgcatatatatgcaaatatgtaaGTATTCTGAGAGCATAAGGAGACTTGATTAGGTTGTTCGCTGTGTTTGAAgggagtgggcggagctaaagatcTCTTTCAGCACACTTTTCTCGCTGccactctctgattggtggaatttgcTGTATAgtattatgggtaatgtagtttttccaccAAGAATTCTGctattaaacacttattttaaaattaagttgaaTAAATCTGAACAAATGCATTGAAGAAAAAGCAGTTGATTAATAACCTCACAGCTTAcaacaggtctgtctttaaaggtttatcagttattgttaaaaatcattttcccTATTGAGAAATTAATTGGAGATTTACTTCAGGAATCCAGCTGTTGTGCTCTGGTAGCATGTCTGTGATGCAGCATTTCATTCAATCTGAAACCTCGAACTTAAAAATGATTCTACTGCTGAGATTTAAGCAGCAAACGCAGATCAACAGGTCTGATGTGAATCCACAGTCATCCAAGTGATTCCTGCTCCCTGtttgacatcacacacacacactcacacacacacacacacacacacacacacacacacacacacacacacactgttaggcCGTGTTTGAGCTGTCATTGCTGATGTAGTTCAGGAGGAAGGATGTGTAGTTTTAATAAAGCTTTCTAATGTTAGACACACACTCCAGAGATAAACAGCTCCGCTGCGCGGCCCACGATCCTCCTCTGCAGGGAGGGATGTTCTCGGCTCCAGCGTCAGGAGCTGAAGGAAAACATTAGGACGTTGACTTTAGAGTGCTTTCTTCTGCGAGCATGAACTTCCCCAAATCGCATTTCAGGCCAAAATCTAATTTGTGCGTAAACTCGATTTGTTTAGATCATGTAAGCCACAAAACCCACAGCAGCGAGGAGCTAAACGTGTTCATTTGTCGGGCCGCGGTGCTCACGCGTGTTCACGTGAATGATAGCGAGGCAGGTCTAGTAATGAGAGAGGAGGGAAATCATTTGCtctgttaaataatgttaaaggGCTGCCGGCTCTCTGACATTTTCAAGACATTTTTGACAGCGACACAGCCCAGCGGCTCGACCTTTGCACAAATGAGACGATCAAATGTTTACTGTCAGACAAACCTCAGTGCAGAGTTTATACCTTACACTAGCTCATCCTAATTAAAAGGTAGCTGATAAAACCTCAAGCCAAACATGCGCTGTCTCTCTGCTGTAATATTTAACTTGTCTGACGAATGGGTGAGAGCTATTTATTCTCTGTTAGATAATATTCtgttatataataacataaaacaccTTTGGTTTCCTGTATATGCTCTTGTAGAGATGTGGAGAAATAATTATGACACTCTTTGTGTCTATTTTCTACATACACTTATTTTCCATATGAGcaaattttattgctcagaggatGTTTTTTCACAGCTCAATACTCACTTCTCAGTTATATTTAATGTtgttctcagatgtttctcctaagaTTCCCAAATGAGTGCCTAGTTGTGATCCAGTATGActatagagctataaaatgaatgtggagagCATCTCAGgtcatttgatgagaaatgtttgagttcctATTGAGATCTCTGAACCTTTAGAAGAGACACGAGAGATCACTCGAGTCTTTTTCTCATGAGAAACATCTAAGAAGCAGGAAACTTCAGCAAAACTTTCTACtcaatctcattgctgtcttgGAGAAACAActgatatatttgtaatttttgtttgtgtgggcatttttgtgattaaaatgttTGCCTTTTAAGCGGCAAAGGAAAAACAACATGAAGCCTCAGCCCTGTTGTGCCTTcacttcaaaatttcttcttttttttatgtaattatcaGAATCCACCTAGTAAGGAGTTCGATTAGAGAGCTAGGAAGTGATGTTGGGATTACAACATATGTTTCTACTCCTTGTCTGATTGCctctaatacatttaaatgtagaaaGAAAAGGGTTTATTGTTAAAAGCTTTTCCACAATTCCAATGGTCCTCCTGTTAGATTAAGTCATATTTCTTAGTTTAGTGGCCATTAGGTGGCTAGATAAGGCAGTAATTTAGACGTATCCCTCCCAGAACGTTCCTCTAATGTTCCTGCGTTCTTTTGATCACAGCTGCTCCGTCACCTTCCAGTGCACCATATTTTTCACATGCAAGAATCCAGGTTGAATTTAAAcgctttttctccctctctctctctctctgtgattcTAGTGAAGAGCGTACACTGCGCTACTGAGTTTGAGGATTTCTTCGGGAAGCGTAAACTGGTGGACAGTGAAAGTCATGTGGTCAGCATTGCCGAATACCTCCAGAGAGGAGACACAGCCATCATCTACCCCGAGGCACCGGAGGAACTCTCCCGTTCCCGCCTCGCCACGCCCGAAGTCAATGGACATGAGGAGAACGGTGAGAATGCCAGGCAGCTGTTGCCGCCATCTGATTGGCTGCATACCGGAGTGTTTACCTTTAGAGCGAGGTGCAGCTGTCTGAGTGGTGAAATCATAAACCTAAAATTTCCCGTCCCGTGGGGGGCAGCCGGGGCGCGTTACGGCACATACCTCTCTTATGAAGAAAGTGTGAAAAATTAGACATGCAAGCCACCAGAAGTGATTACAACAGAGAGAACACAACTGGCCCCCAAATGGCATCAGTAAACGGGCTTAAACCATTGCAAACAACTGCTTTTAGCCAGTTAGGGTTAGTACCAGTTTATTCTGACGCAATCCAAAGAAGTCCAAATCAATTGTGAGGCTCCCATCTGCTTCTGGTTCAAGACCCGGATTTAATTTTGAACGCAAAAGTGGTGACCCATATACAAAAAACCCATGACTGCATAGAACCatcacaaaaacaattttaatagaaGAAtgcttggtaacactttacttgatgCCTTAATGCATAATGCTTTTTGAAAGTGTTCAGTAGGTACGTTATaatgtatgatattttttttcagaaataaccAAAATCTTTGCAGATTCCTTGTTACAGTGCAATACAATGTcctaatgcattatactttctaaagatgtaaaaaaaaaaaaaaaaaggtaaggaTTATAAACATGTGGttataattattcatgagatcatacagTGTATTATGAGGTGCATTACAggacataattaatgcattaaaattattttatgatgcattaaatacaaaaggcttcaagtaaagtgttaacaaatgtttttgtattaatattaaaaagcaaaGGTGGCTACTAGTGGCCTAAACATTGCTCATATTTGCAGTTATCGTTTAAATAAAACCTAcacaatttgttacatttattttctacttaattttattttcccAAAAGGGTCAGTGGATATTGAAACTTAACAGCTTTTTTAAGTTATTGGCCTGTCTGTCATTAGCATGTTCCCACTTTAGGAGTGGAAAATAGATTAAAACATGAATGTGTTATATTTCTTCACCTAAAGCCCATGAGCAAAACTCAGCGAATTGTGTGAATTCGAATGCACCtactgtgtgtgttcatgcattgGCGTGAGTGCGTGTATGGGTGGCAGTGCCAAGTTTGACGGCGGCACACAGTGGAGCAGATTGTACAGATACCTCCTCGTACCACCCTGGGCACAGCGCCCATTCGCTGCCAATGATTTGCTGACCTTTTGGCCCGCTGCCCCTCTCTCTCTGCTGCAGACCTGCCACCTGGAACTCCAGATGCTTTCGCCCAACTGTTGACCTGCCCCTACTGCGACCGGGGTTACAAACGCTTGACTTCCCTAAAGGAACACATCAAGTACCGGCACGAGAAAAACGAGGAGAACTTCGCCTGCCCTCTGTGCAGCTACACGTTTGCTTACCGCACTCAGCTGGAGAGACATATGGCCACACACAAGCCAGGACGAGATCAGGTGAGCCGCacttcctctctcactctctctctctatatctaaTGTGCTGTATTCCCTCAGAGAAAAGATATCATTTTGATTGGCaatcattattaatttttcatgGCATTTTGAAGATGCAGATCTTTTAATGGTTATAGCCTTAATTGAGGTCTAAATGGTTTTTTTGATGGCCTGCTCTGATATGATTCTGCAGTCTTATATTCACGATCGAATGACTATGTTAATTTCCAATTTCGAAATTGTATCCGCTCtttaggttttcttttttatgttctttaaaaatCAGTTTCTCTGTGGTGACAGAGTAACACATCATAATTTCCACGTGCGTAAATGATAAACTTAAGACGAGCACTCTGCGTTTTATTTCTTAACGATCTGTTGgagcattatttacacacattaTATGGGCTGCCGTGGTCAGATATAAGACACATTCGCCTGTATTCTGGCAAATAAAGCAGGTCTATGTAATGCAAAGTGATATGTGGATCTCTCTAGTGACTGGACCACTTAAAACTTGTCTTTACGGCTCAAAGCGCATTGTGACTTCAGATTCGCTCCTGTAATCATCCAAGATGATTGATGGTACAGCAGCTCTTTTATATCTCAGACATGACGTTCTGACTAGAACAGACTGATTTGATACACGACGATCTGCCAACTTCTTCACCTGATGACACGGGCCGCTCAAAACATGAACAGATGGCCCATTCTCCACCCGTGACCTctctaatccacaaattacttcctatttgttggtctttgtttgtgTGCTTCATCTTGAAAGACTTTCCTGTTGAAAATTTGCTGTTGTCTGAAAATCTGATGGCCATTGAAACCATGATGTGCAGTAGAGCGCTCTTCATGTGCACGTGACTCTGGTTTACTGATAAGGCTGATTTTTACTTGCTAAGCCCAATAATATGCAAATACCCAATCAAATGCCCCACCCACATCATGCTTAACACACTTAGCACAAGTGCATCTCACCTGGGTGGAAAAATCCCTCTGCTCTCGCTGCTGCCAGTCACAATTAGGCCGACAGAGTGACTGTATCATATCGAGGGTGATGTTGGGACTAAAACCTGCCTCCATCCTCAGAGGGAAGGTGGGGGGCGTAAAGCAGCTGTTGCTGTTTGTTTATGCGACTCAGCAACATATGAGCGAATGGTGGGGTCCCTTCCCACCGTGGGCCGCCCGGCTCCCTGCTTGATGTTTGAAGGTTGCCGCTGTTTGAACAATCCTCCCTGTGTCCTGTGCTTTATGCCATCTGTCTCCAGCGGAATGCgggcctctctctctccccaccaGTTGTCGGAGCCAATCATGGGCGGCGCTCACAAGCCTTTTGTGTTCCTCTGCCCGTTCGACATACTCACCTCCCACTCTGAATTAATTGTGTTCGCCTGGTGCGCTCTCTGCTTCTCTGCACTGACGCccatattgttgttgttgttattgttattatattttgattttcgAGGCTCTGCTTTGAATTGCAAATGCGAGGGGCGCAGAGCTCATGTTTTACCTTTGAACAGCAAATGAAGTGCCTGCCTACGAGCTGCATTCACGCATTACTAAAGAGACGTTTGAAGCCTTTAAACAGTCTACAAATTTGTGTCCAATTATGAAATTGCAACATTTATTCAAGCCCACCTTTTTGCGTAATGAACTCTTTGCACAGGTATCTGAAGGATGTGTTGGTTAAATATGCGTGATTTGTTTGGAACAATTATGCTAAATTAGATGAAGTGGATCATTTCTGCCTCcctaatgaggaaaaaaatcttaaaaataggattctttttgttcttttttttttttcgctgccAATGTAGCATTTCTGGCTCTAGAGTCAGGAAATGAAAAGGTATGAGATGCTCTGTTATCGCTGCTCAAATGCACCCAACCAAAGCAAGATTCTGCTTTACAACGGGAGCCATTTGGCCCGTCATAAAATTATTCACTGAAATCTTgcctgttgtgtgtttgtgcaagagAAGCTCATGTGAATGTTTTCTCATCCACAGCACCAGATTCTTAACCAGGGTTCTGGCAACCGCAAGTTCAAATGCACGGAATGTGGCAAGGCCTTCAAATACAAACACCATCTAAAGGAGCACCTGCGGATACACAGTGGtacatcattttctttctttcataactCATTGCTTTAGTAAAGAATGTTCCTAATTtgactgaattaaaatgaattggttCTTTGTTTGCCTTGTCTCAGCGAAGAAGTTTCAATAGATAAAAAGAGGGTACACACTCTTTACTTTGAAAGAAATGCAGTCAGTGTTGATAAGAACATATCGCGCTTCTTGATGTGATCAaatttttttgtctgtcttcACTGTAGGTGAGAAGCCATACGAATGTCCAAACTGTAAGAAGAGGTTCTCGCACTCCGGGTCCTACAGTTCACACATAAGCAGTAAGAAATGCATTGGACTGATCGCCATCAATGGCAGGGTGAggaacaacataaagacaggttCATCTCCGACCTCTGCATCGTCCTCCCCAACGAACACTGCCATATCACAGCTACGACACAAACTGGAGAATGGCAAACCCCTCGGTCTGCAAGACCAGTCCAACCACCTCAACATCAAATCTGAACCACTGGACTTCAACGACTATAAGCTGATGATGGCCTCTCATGGCTACGGTACGGGCAGCCCCTTCCTAAATGGTGGTGTGAGGGGAGGAAGCCCACTGGGCGTTCATAACTCCCACAGTCCCCTTCAGCACCTTGGCATGGTAATGGAGGGGCAAATGCTGGGATATCCATCACTGGGAAACAACCTGAGCGAGGTACAGAGGGTCCTGCAGATTGTGGACAACACAGTTTGTCGACAAAAGATGGACTGCAAGCCAGAGGAGATCTCCAAGTTGAAGGCGTACATGAAGGAGTTGGGTTCCCAAATAGAGGAACAGAAGCAAGGGCTCAACTCTCCCGGTGGACCCCAGAACACACTTCCACTCATCAATCACAACGGTGCCACCAAGAGCATCATAGACTACACACTTGAGAAGGTCAACGAAGCCAAAGCCTGCCTTCAGAGCTTGACTACGGACTCTAAAAGGCAAATTAGCAATATCAAGAAAGAGAAGGCAAATCATATGTTAGATATAGGTATAGAGGACAAAATGCATGAGAATAATAATCTAATGTTTACACCCTTCTCCTGCCAGTATTGCAAAGAGACCTTCCCTGGCCCCATTCCCCTGCACCAGCACGAGCGCTACCTTTGCAAGATGAATGAGGAAATCAAGGCTGTGCTTCAGCCCACTCAGAACGCCACGACCAACAAAACCGGCTTGTTTGCAGAGAAACACGGCCTCTTGCACCCGTCAATCATCCCCGAGAAGGGCGTCAACGGCCCTATCAGTCCCTACAAGGACCACATGTCAGTGTTAAAAGCTTATTTCGCCATGAACATGGAGCCCAACTCAGAAGAACTACTGAAAATCTCCATAGCAGTTGGCCTTCCACAGGAGTTCGTGAAAGAGTGGTTTGAGCAAAGGAAAGTCTTTCAGTACGCAAACTCCAGGACTCCCCCTTTAGAAAGGAACCACGTGGAGTCTGGTCAT
This region includes:
- the LOC109091023 gene encoding LOW QUALITY PROTEIN: zinc finger E-box-binding homeobox 2-like (The sequence of the model RefSeq protein was modified relative to this genomic sequence to represent the inferred CDS: inserted 1 base in 1 codon), coding for MRELIMADGPRCKRRKQANPRSKNVLDFENVVETGSETEEEDRLLVSEEDGLLNGAGSPVSLVNHESVAPPSPTLGHTLLRKTLDDEDDMKDSGIENVWHENDLLSASVDGTDELKRDYDTMGPDAALEPVGNGTVKSVHCATEFEDFFGKRKLVDSESHVVSIAEYLQRGDTAIIYPEAPEELSRSRLATPEVNGHEENDLPPGTPDAFAQLLTCPYCDRGYKRLTSLKEHIKYRHEKNEENFACPLCSYTFAYRTQLERHMATHKPGRDQHQILNQGSGNRKFKCTECGKAFKYKHHLKEHLRIHSGEKPYECPNCKKRFSHSGSYSSHISSKKCIGLIAINGRVRNNIKTGSSPTSASSSPTNTAISQLRHKLENGKPLGLQDQSNHLNIKSEPLDFNDYKLMMASHGYGTGSPFLNGGVRGGSPLGVHNSHSPLQHLGMVMEGQMLGYPSLGNNLSEVQRVLQIVDNTVCRQKMDCKPEEISKLKAYMKELGSQIEEQKQGLNSPGGPQNTLPLINHNGATKSIIDYTLEKVNEAKACLQSLTTDSKRQISNIKKEKANHMLDIGIEDKMHENNNLMFTPFSCQYCKETFPGPIPLHQHERYLCKMNEEIKAVLQPTQNATTNKTGLFAEKHGLLHPSIIPEKGVNGPISPYKDHMSVLKAYFAMNMEPNSEELLKISIAVGLPQEFVKEWFEQRKVFQYANSRTPPLERNHVESGHPVSVHTPTKDSLGIRSPMSLFKGTDHITSPSIPELHNNINNCDTPLRLSKTPQFSNHKQLGDKLDHSRSNTPSPLNLSSTSSKNSHTSSYTPNSFTSEDLQAEPLDLSLPKLMKEPKHILTVKSRPKLNSTPTDHNHVMTPREHADEPLNLAYLSKKEFGSPNANSNLDKSSSPMFGLNPFAAKPLYTSLPPQSAFPPPTFMQASLPGLRPYPSLDQISFLPHMAYTYAAGAASFAEMQQRRKYQRKPGFQSELLDGPADYLSSLDDMADPEACLSRKKIKKTESGMYACDLCDKTFQKSSSLLRHKYEHTGKRPHQCQICKKAFKHKHHLIEHSRLHSGEKPYQCDKCGKRFSHSGSYSQHMNHRYSYCKREAEEREAAEREAREKGHLEPTELLLNRAYLQGIAPPGYPEHTPEPILRDGLNGSIRERLKEVEGAFVKMGRRDEEFEEEEEESEXKSMDTDGDTMRDEEENGEHSMDDSSVDGKTESKSDHEDGVEDAV